Within the Pseudomonas orientalis genome, the region GCGGCGGATTTTCGCGAGCGCCAGCCCTGCGGAACAGGAGACGCTGCGAAAATTCCTGTATGAGCAAAATGGAATATCAACGTGAATAAAAGATATTGTTCGGGAATAAAAAATCTAGGTATTGTCCACTCCACGCCGCGATAGCACTTCGCTGGCACCTCACATGAAAACGGTCGTTAGAAGGACATTGCATGAAAAAGGTTCTGTTGTTTACCGCACTGGCGGCTGCCCTGACGGCCAGCTTCGCCCAGGCCAACGAGAAACTGGTGGTGGCCGCCACCCCGATCCCGCACGCCGAAATTCTTGAGCTGATCAAGCCAACCCTGGCCAAGGAAGGCGTGGACCTGCAGATCAAAGTCTTCACCGACTACGTACAACCGAACGTGCAAGTGGCCGAAAAGCGCCTGGATGCCAACTACTTCCAGACCCTGCCGTACCTGGAAAACTTCAACAAAGGTAAAGGCACCAACCTGGTGACCGTGGTCGGCGTACACGTCGAGCCCATCGGTGGTTACTCGAAAAAAATCAAGAATATTTCCGAGCTCAAAGATGGCGCCACCGTGGCCATCCCGAACGAAGGCTCCAACAGCGGCCGCGCCCTGTTGCTGCTGCAGAAGAGCGGTCTGATCACCCTGAAAGACCCGACCAACGCGTTGTCCACGCCGAAGGACATCAAGGACAACCCGAAAAACCTCAAATTCAAGGAGCTGGAATCGGCTCTGCTGCCACGCGTACTCGACCAGGTCGACCTGGACGTGATCAACACCAACTACGCGCTGGAAGCCGGCCTGAATCCGGCCAAGGATGCGCTGATCATCGAAGATGCCAAGTCGCCTTACGTGAACTTCCTGGTCGCTCGCCCGGACAACAAGGACAGCGACGCTATCCAGAAGCTGTCCAAGGCGCTGACCAGCCCGGAAGTCAAAGCCTTCATCGAGAAAAAGTACAACGGCGCGGTCGTGCCGGCGTTCTGATATAAGCCAAAACCCCCTTCAAGGTTTAAACGCCGGCGGCTATTACAGCGTCGGCGTTTTTTTTGGCCCTGAATTTTTTAACGCAACCAAAACTGTGGGAGGGGGCTTGCCCCCGATGGCGGCCTCTGGGCCGACCAGGATGTTGGATCAGATCGAGTACATATCCATTCTTTAGGTAACGGCCACTTAGGGTTCCGCCCTGACGGCGGCTCACTTTGGAAAAGCCCCAAAGTAACCAAAGGGCTCTTGCCCCACCACTCGGCACCTCGCCCAGGCTCGGTGTGCCCTCTCTCCGGCTTGAATCCGTGGGCCGCCGCAATGGGCCATCCATGGCCCAGTGCGGCTAACCCGGCGTCCTGCCGGGTTACCCACGGATTCAAGCCTGCGTTCGGCCAGCGTGGTTTAACGGGGCGCCTGAAATCAAAAGCAGATCAAGAGCGACTCGCTTCGCATCGTGGTTACGGTTGAGCTACAGAGTTGTGTAGATACCTATGGCTATCGGGGGCAAGCCCCCTCCCACATTTGAACTTCATCCGACGGTAAATCCACAGGTTAGCTTTTTGGGTGATATCAATATGCTATTTTGGTATTTAAAGTTTGCTTTTTATACCTTTAAAGTTCGCGCTACCCGACGTTATCCACGCCGGAACGGACTGCGCTCGCGGCATTACCCATGCGGCGATATGGACTGCACATGACCTTCGATTTCGCTTTTATCCTCAGCACCTTGCCCGCGTTTCTGAAGGCGGTTGGGGTGACCCTGCAAGTCGGCTTGATCGCGATTGCCACCTCCTTGCTGGTGGCGCTGATCAACGCAGCCCTGTTGGTCTTTCGCACGCCGTACCTGTCACGCCTGGTGGCGTTGTATGTGGAACTGGCGCGTAACACGCCGCTGCTGATCCAGCTGTTCTTCGTGTACTTCGCGCTGCCGGCCCTGGGCCTGAATATCTCCGGGTTCTGGGCGGCGATCATCACCATGACCTTTCTCGGCGGCGCCTACCTCACGGAAGTGCTGCGCGCCGGTGTGGAGGCGGTACCGCTGGCGCAGATCGAGTCGGGCAAGTCCATCGGCCTGTCCGACTGGCAACTGCTGCGCCATGTGATTTTGCCCCAGGCCGGCATTCTCAGCCTGCCGGCGTTGTTCGCCAATTTCATTTTTCTGCTCAAGGAGACCACGGTGGTTTCCGCCGTGGCGGTGCCGGAGATTCTGTATACCACCAAGAGCTACATCGCGCTCTACTACAAGACCTATGAAATGCTCGCCGTGCTGACACTGATTTGCGTGCTGCTGTTCCTGCCGTTGTCGCTGCTGCTCAGCCGCCTGGAAAGGAGGCTCCAGCATGGCCAGTTCGGGTCTTGAGTTGTTGTGGGTGTCGTTGCCGCAACTGGGCAAGGGCGCTGCGCAAACCCTGTCGATTTCGTTTTTGAGCATCGCCTTCAGTACGGTCGGCGGTGTGCTGTATGGCGTACTGCGAACGCTGAACAACAGGGTGATCAACGCTGTGCTGCGGGTTTACCTGGAGCTGTTCCGGGCGATTCCGGTGCTGGTGTGGTTGTACCTGCTGTTCTTCGGCCTGCCGATCTTCTTTGGCTTGAGCCTGCCGAGTTTCTGGTGCGCGGTATTGGTGTTGTCGCTGTGGGGCGCCAGTGAGGTCGGTGAAGTGGTGCGCGGCGCGTTGCATTCACTGCCGCGCGGTCAGCGTGAGGCGGGCTTGTCGATTGGGTTGTCCGCCCCGCAGCTGTACGGCTACGTACTGCTGCCCCAGGCGCTCAAGCGCATGACGCCGCCGACCATCAACGTCTACACGCGCATCATCAAGACCAGTTCGCTGGCGGTGCTGATCGGTGTGGTGGATGTGATCAAGGTCGGCCAGCAAATCATCGAGCGCACCTACGAGTCGGTGTTGATCTACGGCGCGCTGTTCCTGTTTTTCTTCTTTATCTGCTACCCGTTGTCGGCCGCCTCCAAGGTGCTGGAACGGCGCTGGGCCCAAGCATGAGCGCATTGATCGAGTTTCAGGGTTTCAACAAATTCTTCGGCCAGGCGCAGGTGCTCAAGGGCATCGACCTGAGTGTGCAAAGCGGCGAAGTGGTGGTGATCCTCGGCCCCAGCGGTTGCGGCAAAAGTACCTTGCTGCGCTGCCTCAATGGGCTGGAAGTCGCTCACAGCGGCAGCCTGCGGTTTGCCGGCAGTGAGCTTCTGGGCAAGCACACCGACTGGCGCCAGGTGCGCCAGGACATTGGCATGGTGTTCCAGAGTTACCACCTGTTCCCTCACATGAGTGTGCTCGACAATATTTTGCTCGGCCCGCTCAAGGTGCAAAAACGCGACCCGCGTGAAGCCCGCGCTCAAGCTGAAAAACTGCTCGAACGCGTGGGCCTGGCCGACAAGCGCGACGCCTTCCCGCGCCAGCTCTCCGGTGGCCAGCAGCAACGCATCGCCATCGTGCGGTCGTTGTGCATGAACCCACAGGTCATGTTGTTTGATGAAGTCACTGCCGCCCTTGACCCGGAGATGGTCAAGGAAGTGCTGGAAGTCATCCAGGGCCTGGCCCGCGATGGCATGACCCTGCTGATCGTCACCCATGAAATGGCCTTCGCCCGCGCCGTCGCCGACCGCGTGGTGTTTATGGAGGCCGGTCGCATCCTCGAACACAACACCCCCGAGGCATTCTTTACGAACCCGCAGACCGCACGCGCGCAGCAGTTCCTGGAGAAGTTCTCCTTTGTTTCAACACTGCCCAAAAAGAGCAAGGAACCGGAGCTGATATGAAAAAGTTACTGCTGCCACTGTTGGCCGTCGCCTTACTGGCCGGCTGCGATAAAAAGGCCGAAGAGCCGGTAAAACCTGCGGCTGTCAGCTACATCGACAAGATCAAGGCGCGGGACAAGCTGATCGTTGGCGTCTTCACCGACAAACCACCGTTCGGCTTCGTCGACGAGGCTGGCCGCTATGTGGGTTTCGATACCGACATTGGCCGCCAATTCGCCAAGGACCTGCTGGGCGATGAGAACAAAGTCGAATTCGTCGCCGTGGAGCCCGCCAGCCGTATCCCGTTCCTGCAGAGCGACAAGGTCGACCTGATCCTGGCCAACATGACGGTCACGCCGGAGCGCAAGGAAGCGGTGGACTTCACCAACCCCAACCTGAAAGTCGCGGTACAGGCCCTGGTGCCGAACGACAGCCCGGTCAAAAGCCTGAATGATTTGGCGAGCCGCACCACCATCGTGACCACCGGCACCACTGCCGATATCTGGCTGACCAAGAACCACCCGGACTGGAAATTGCTCAAGTTCGAGAAAAACTCCGAGTCGCTGCAGGCGCTGTCGGCCGGGCGTGGCGATGCCTACGCGCAGGACAACCTGGTGCTCTTCAGCTGGGCCAAGCAGAACCCGGGCTACCGTGTGCTGGAACAGAAACTCGGTGATGAAGCGCCGATTGCTCCAGCGGTGAAGAAGGGCAATATCGAACTGCGCGACTGGGTGAATGCGGAGCTGGCGAAATTGGGCGAGGAGAAGTTTTTGCTCAAGCTGTATGACCAATATGTGCGCAAAGAGCTGAGCGATGACACCCAGCCTGAGAGTGTGATTGTTGAAGGCGGGAAGTGGCAGGGCTGAAGCCTGGCTTTTGTGCTGACTGTACCGGCCTCATCGGGGGCAAGCCCCCTCCCACATTGGACTGTATTCACACATCAGAACTTGTGAACCCAATCCGGTGTGGGAGGGGGCTTGCCCCCGATGGGGCCGGTACAGCCGCCACCTACTCCGGCCAATGCCACACCGGTGCATCCAACATCCCTTGCCCCACAATCCGCGTCTCCCCCAGCACCTTCTCCAGCACAATCGAATTACACCCTTCATCCTGCTGCAACGCCGCAATCAAGCGGCTGGCATGGGACACCACCCACACCTGGCACTGCTTTGACGCTTCGATAATCAAGCGCGCCAGCGCGGGCAACAGGTCCGGATGCAGGCTGGTTTCCGGTTCGTTCAGCACCATCATGGTCGGCGGGCGCGGCGTCAGCAGTGCGGCGATCAGCAGCAGGTAGCGCAAGGTGCCGTCCGACAGCTCGGCCGCCGACAGCGGTCGCAGCAAGCCTTCCTGATAGAACTCGATGGCAAAGCGTCCGCCCTGCAAGGGCTGGATATTCAAGCGTGCGCCGGGGAACGCATCGCTGACCGCGCGCTGCAGCGCCTCGGGGTCGCCAATCTCGCGAATGGTCTGCAGGGCCGCCGCCAAATCGCGCCCGTCGTGGTGCAGCACCGATGTGCGCGTGCCCAACTGCGGCTGGCGCACCGGCGCGTCGGCGTCGCTGCGAAAGTGATCATAAAAACGCCAGCCACGGATGCTTTCGCGCAGCAGCAGCACCTCCGGCGAACCCCGCAGGCTGCCGACCTGGTCGAACAGACTGTGGTAATTGGGCGTGTGCTGGGCCAGCACATCCCAGGCACGACCTTCGCGGGCACGCACCATCGGCCCGGAACGCTGCACCAACAGGCTGGCCGGGCGGTAGATAGGCCCGGCCCAGATGCACTCCTTCTTCACCTCGGGATCGAGACTGAAAAACGACGTGGAGGGCTCCGGCAAGCCCAGGGAGATCGCGTAGCTGAAATCCTCGGCGGCAAACCCCAGACGCAGACGCTTGACGCCCTGGCGCACGTTGGATTCGATTGGCACTTCACCGCTGCGCATACGCCGAGTGATGGTTTCCGGCCCGGCCCAGAAGGTCGAGTCCAGCCCGCCTTCACGGGCCAGGGCGTTGATCACCCCACCCTGGGCGGTTTCGGCCAGCAGGCGCAGGGCGCGATACAGGTTGGATTTGCCGCTGCCATTGGGGCCGGTGATCAGGTTAAGTCGGTCCAGAGGGACCACCAATTTGTTGATCGAGCGGTAATTGGCTACCGCGAGGGTCTTGAGCATGACAATTCAATCGGGATGGGAACCATTGAAGTATGGGATCCTCCATGCAGATAAGGAACCCTGAACTACGCTCACAGTCGCATACACACTGGCAAGTCGGCATCACGCAAAAGGAGCCTGCATGGGCGGTCGCATTTCGATATTTTTACTCGGATTTGGCTTACTGACGCTGCTTGGCGGTTGTGGTGAGGAAAAGACCGAGCCCAAAGCCCATTCCCGGGTGTTCGTGCAAACCGTGCAGCCGGCGGATTTCGCTGCTGCGGTCACGCTGACCGGTGATATCCAGGCGCGGGTGCAAACCGATTTGTCCTTTCGCGTGGGTGGCAAGATCATCCAGCGCATGGTCGATGTGGGCGACCGGGTGACGGCCAGGCAAGTGCTGGCCAAACTCGATCCCAAGGACCTGCAGACCAACGTCGACTCCGCCCAGGCCCAGGTCGTGGCCGAGCAGGCGCGGGTCAAGCAGACTGCCGCTGCCTTCGTGCGCCAGGAAAAACTCTTGCCCAAGGGCTACACCAGCCGCAGCGAATACGATTCCGCCCAGGCCGCGCTGCGCGGCAGCCAGAGCGCTCTGGCCGCCGCCCAGGCCCAGTTGGCCAACGCCCGTGAACAACTCGGCTACACCGCGCTGATCGCCGACGCGCCGGGCATCATCACCGCGCGCCAGGCCGAAGTCGGCCAGGTGGTCCAGGCCACCATGCCGATCTTCAGCCTGGCCCGTGATGGCGAGCGTGATGCGGTGTTCAACGTTTATGAATCGCTGCTGGTGGAACCGCCGTCGGATGCGCCGATTACCGTCAGCCTGCTGGACAACCCGAGCATCAAGGCCGTGGGCAAGGTCCGCGAAGTCACCCCGGCCGTGGCCGCCAATACCGGCACCGTGCAGGTGAAAATCGCCCTGCAAAGCCTGCCCACTGGCATGGAGTTGGGCTCGGTGGTCAGCGCCACTGCCAATGGTCCGGCCAGGGCCAGCATCGAGTTGCCGTGGTCGGCCTTGACCAAGGACCTCAGTGAACCCGCCGTGTGGCTGGTGGACGGTGACGGCAAGGCGCAATTGCATAAAGTCACGGTGGCGCGTTACCTCACCGGCAAAGTGATCATCGGCGATGGCCTTAAAGGCGGCGAAAAAGTTGTGGTGGCCGGTGGGCAATTGCTGCACCCCGGCATGCCGGTTGAAATCGCCCAGCAAGGAGTCCAGCCATGAGGCAACTGACGGTAATCGTCGCCGCCAGCCTGTTGCTGATGGCCTGCTCCAAAGAAGAAGCGCCGCCCGAACCGGTGCGCCCGGTGTTGTCCATGGAGGTGAAGGCCGAAGACCAGGAAAACCTCGGTCGCTTTGCCGGCACCATTCAGGCGCGCTACGAAAGTAACCTGGGTTTCCGTGTCCCCGGGCGTATTGCCCGTCGCGCCGTGGACGTGGGCGCTGAAGTGGAAAAGGGCGCCTTGCTTGCCGTGCTCGACCCCACCGACCAGCAGAACCAATTGCGCGCCGCCCAGGGCGACCTGGCGCGCGTGCAGGCGCAGTTCATCAATGCCCAGGCCAATGCCCGCCGCCAGCAGGAACTGTTCAACCGTGGCGTCGGTGCCCAGGCTCAGCTCGACGTGGCCCAGACTGACCTGAAAACCACCCAGGCCACCCTCGATCAGGCGCGCGCATCGGTCAACCAGGCCAAGGACCAGCTCAACTACGCCGAACTGCGCACCGACCACGCCGGCATCGTCACCGCCTGGAATGCCGAGGCCGGCCAGGTGGTCAGCGCCGGCCAGCAAGTGGTGACCCTGGCGCGCCCGGACGTCAAGGAAGCGGTGATCGACCTGCCCGCCGGGCTGGCCGAACGCTTGCCCGCAGACGTGGTGTTCCTCGTCGCCGGGCAACTGGACCCGAGCGTGCAGACCACCGCCATTGTGCGCGAGATCGAGCCCCAGGCCCAAAGCGCCACGCGCACCCGTCGCGCACGCCTGAGCCTGACCGAAACCCCCACCGCGTTCCGCCTGGGCACCGCCATCAGCGTCACCTTGAGCAGCGCCATCGCGCCGCGTATCGAACTGCCCCTGAGCGCCTTGCAGGACGTCGACGGCAAGACCCGCATCTGGCTGCTCGACACCCAGAGCCAGACGGTGCAGCCGCGTGACGTCACGGTCGTCAGCCGGGATGCCGACAGCGCCGTGCTCAACGGCAGCGTCAAACCCGGTGAACGCATTGTCACCGCCGGCGTGAACAGCCTGAAACCCGGGCAAAAAGTCAAAATCGACGAGGGCAGCCCGCGATGAAAGGGAGCTTCAACTTATCCGACTGGGCCCTCAAGCATCAGTCCTTCGTGTGGTACCTGATGTTCGTCGCGCTTTTGATGGGCGTGTTTTCGTACATGAACCTGGGGCGCGAGGAAGACCCCTCGTTCACCATCAAGACCATGGTGATCCAGACCCGCTGGCCGGGCGCGACCCAGGAAGAAACCCTCAAGCAGGTCACTGACCGCATCGAGAAAAAACTCGAGGAACTCGACTCCCTCGACTACGTGAAAAGCTATACCCGGCCGGGCGAGTCCACGGTGTTCGTGTTCCTCAAGGACACCACCAGCGCCAAGGCCATCCCGGAGATCTGGTACCAGGTTCGCAAGAAGATCGACGATATTCGCGGCACCTTCCCCCAGGGCTTGCAGGGGCCGTCCTTCAACGATGAGTTCGGTGACGTGTTCGGCTCGGTATACGCCTTTACCGGCGACGGCCTGTCGATGCGCCAGCTGCGCGACTACGTGGAGCAGGTGCGCGCCGAGATCCGCTCGGTGCCGGGGCTGGGCAAGGTCGAGATGATCGGCCAGCAGGACGAAGTGATTTACCTGAATTTTTCCACGCGCAAACTGGCCGCGCTGGGCATCGATCAGCGTCAGGTGGTGCAAAGCCTGCAGTCGCAGAACGCAGTCACGCCCGCCGGGGTGATCGAGGCCGGGCCGGAGCGGATTTCGGTGCGCACCTCCGGGCAGTTCGCCTCGGAGAAGGACCTGGCCAACGTCAACCTGCGCCTCAATGACCGCTTCTATCGCCTGGCCGACATTGCCGAGATCAGCCGTGGCTACGTCGACCCGGCACGGCCGATGTTCCGTTTCAACGGCAAGCCGGCGATCGGCCTGGCGATTGCGATGCAGAAGGGCGGCAATATCCAGTCGTTCGGCAAGGCGCTGCACGGGCGCATGGATGAGCTGACCGCCGACCTGCCGGTGGGCGTCGGCGTGCACAAGGTGTCGGACCAGGCCGAAGTGGTGGAAGAGGCCGTCGGCGGCTTTACCAGTGCGCTGTTCGAAGCGGTGATCATCGTACTGGTGGTGAGCTTTATCAGCCTGGGCATGCGCGCCGGGCTGGTGGTGGCGTGCTCGATTCCGCTGGTGCTGGCGTTGGTGTTCGTGTTCATGGAATACAGCGGCATCACCATGCAGCGGGTGTCGTTGGGCGCCTTGATCATCGCCCTCGGCCTGCTGGTGGACGATGCGATGATCACCGTGGAGATGATGATCACACGCCTGGAAAAAGGCGAAACCAAGGAGCAGGCCGCGACCTACGCCTATACCTCCACGGCGTTTCCGATGCTTACCGGCACGCTGGTGACCGTGGCCGGTTTTGTGCCGATTGGTCTTAACGCCAGCTCGGCGGGCGAGTACACCTTTACGCTGTTCGCGGTGATCGCCGTGGCCATGCTGGTGTCTTGGGTCGTGGCAGTGCTGTTTGCGCCGGTGATCGGCGTGCATATCCTCAGCGCCAAGGTGAAGCCGCACGACGCCGAGCCGGGGCGCATCGGCCGCGCCTTCAATGGCGGCATGCTCTGGGCCATGCGCAACCGTTGGTGGGCCATCGGCATCACCGTGGCGCTGTTCGTGGCCTCGGTGTTTTCCATGCAGTTCGTGCAGAACCAGTTCTTCCCGTCGTCGGATCGCCCGGAGATCCTGGTTGACCTGAACCTGCCACAGAACGCCTCGATCAACGAGACGCGCAAGGCGGTCGACCGCCTCGAAGCCATCATCAAGGACGACCCGGACATCGCGCGCTGGAGCACCTACATCGGCCAGGGCGCGATCCGTTTCTACCTGCCGCTGGACCAGCAGTTGGAGAACCCCTACTACGCGCAGCTGGTGATCGTCAGCAAAGGCCTGGAAGAGCGCGGCGAGTTGATTACGCGTCTGCAGAAGCGCCTGCGCGATGATTTCGTCGGTATCGGCAGCTTCGTCCAGCCGCTGGAAATGGGCCCGCCGGTGGGTCGGCCGATCCAGTACCGTGTGTCCGGCAAGGACACCGACCAGGTGCGCAAGCACGCCATCGAACTGGCGACCTTGCTCGACCAGAACACTCACTTGGGCGAAATCATCTACGACTGGAACGAGCCGGGCAAAGTCTTGCGCGTCGACATCGCCCAGGACAAGGCGCGGCAACTGGGGCTGTCGTCCGAAGACGTGGCGCAGTTGATGAACAGCGTGGTCAGCGGCGCGTCGGTCACTCAGGTGCATGACGATATCTACCTGATCAACGTGGTCGGCCGCGCCGAAGACGCCGAGCGCGGTACGCCGGAAACCCTGCAGAACCTGCAGATCGTCACGCCCAACGGCACCTCGATTCCGTTGCTGGCCTTCGCCACCGTGCGTTATGAACTGGAGCAGCCGCTGGTGTGGCGTCGCGACCGCAAGCCCACGATTACCATCAAGGCCGCAGTGCGTGACGAGATGCAGCCGACCGACCTGGTCAAGCAGCTGGCGCCGACCATCCAGAAATTCAGCGATGGCCTGCCGGTGGGTTACAAGGTCGCCACCGGCGGTACCGTGGAAGAAAGCGGCAAGGCCCAGGGCCCGATCGCCAGCGTGGTGCCGTTGATGCTGTTCCTTATGGCGACCTTCCTGATGATCCAGTTGCACAGCGTGCAGAAGATGTTCCTGGTGGCCAGTGTCGCCCCGCTGGGGTTGATCGGCGTGGTGCTGGCGCTGATTCCCACGGGCACGCCCATGGGCTTCGTGGCGATCCTGGGCATCCTGGCGCTGATCGGCATCATCATCCGCAACTCGGTGATTCTGGTGACGCAGATTCATGAGTACGAAGTGGCCGGTTACACGCCGTGGGATGCGGTGGTGGAAGCCACCGAGCATCGGCGCCGGCCGATCCTGCTCACGGCTGCGGCCGCCAGCCTGGGCATGATCCCGATTGCCCGGGAAGTGTTCTGGGGGCCGATGGCCTACGCGATGATTGGCGGGATTATCATCGCCACGTTGCTGACGCTGTTGTTCCTGCCGGCCCTGTATGTGGCCTGGTACAAAATCCGCGAACCCAAGCAGGAACCGCAGGAACAACGCGGTTAAAAAATGTGGGAGGGGGCTTGCCCCCGATGGCGGTGGTTCAGTCACCTGATGCTTGGCTGACATACCGCCATCGGGGGCAAGCCCCCTCCCACATTTGGATCTGCATCTTGTCAGGCTGTGGGAAGCTTCCGAAACCGCCGCTTGCCGTCCCGGCGAGCCTGAGCTTGTTTTACTCTTTCGGCCTTCTTCTTATCCAGGTCGATTCCCATGCAGTGCCTGCGTCCACTCCTTTTACTCTGCGCCCTTGTGCTTGCGCCGCCGACCTTCGCCACCAACGTGCTGGAAAATACCCAGTGGCGTATCGAACTCGATCCCGCCACCCTGGCGTTGCGCGTCACCCCTGCGGGCGAGGCTACGGTACAAGCGTCCAGCGGTGTCGCCGCCCATGCGGTCAACGCGCTGCAAGCCGATGCCGAACAAGTCTCCTGGCAATGGGACGATGGCGCTTATCGCCTGACGGCCCGACTTGAACAGCGCGAATTGTCGCTGACTATCAGCGCCCGCGAGCCGGGTGAACTGGCCCTGCTGCGCCAGCCGGCCAGGGCCATGGGCCAGGGGCTGATCTGGCCGTTGGCCGAGGGGCATTACGTGCCGGCCGATAATGCCGTGTGGAAAGACTTTCTGATCGAGCGGGGCGAGCTCAATACCACCCAGAACCTCAGCTTGCCGTTATGGGGCCTGGATCACGGGCGCTTCACGCTCAACTGGCTGCTGACCAACCCCTATAGCAATCGCCTCCAATGGCAAGCGGACGGCCAGGGCGTGGCGCTGTCCGTGGCCCATGAATTCACCTCGCTCGCGCCGCAGGAACCGATGACGCTGCGCCTGTATCTGGGCGAGGCCGACCCGCTGGCCGGTGCCAAACGTTATCGTCAGTGGCTGGCCGAGCAGGGCCGATACGAGTCACTGACGGACAAGCTGCGGCAAACCCCCGAGGCGGTGAAATTGCTCGGCGCCAGTCACGTTTACCTCTGGGGCAACGGCCTGCTGAAGTTGGATGACGTAATTGATTGGCCCGCGTTGATCGAACGGCTGAGCGCGCACGAGCTCAGTGGGCTGATGGACAGGGAACCTGCGCAGGTGCTCGCGCAGACAAACGCGTTGAATCGCTATGAGCAAACCCTGCTGTTGCGCGGCGTCAATGCGGCTATCAACAAGAAGGTTCGGCAGGCCTGGCAAGTGGAAGAGCCCGACATGAATCGCCTTGCCGCTCGCTACGGCGAGTTGCGTCGCGAGCTGGCCGTCGATTTCGCCGGGACCTTGCGTGATCGCCCCGAAACCTGGGGTGATTCGACTATCCAGGCTTTGCGCGACACTGGGCTCAAGCGTTTGCTGCTGACACTGGGCGAAGGCTGGGAAGGCGGCCTGTGGCATCCCGAAGCGATTCGCGCGGGCGTGGATGCCGGTTATCTGGTGGCGCCTTACGATTCTTATGAAACGGCTCTGTCTGCCACTGAAAACCCCGATTGGACCACTGCTCATCTGGGCGGCAGGGCTTATCGCGACTGCGCAATCATGTTGAAGAACGGCACACTCAAGGTCGGCTTCCAGCAATCGGGCCACTACACCGATCCGCGCTGTGTGCGACCCCTGTTGCAGACCCGGGTGAAAGCGGTACAGGCCGCCGCCGGTTTCAATGCCTGGTTTCTCGACGCCTATGCCGCCGGAATGGTGTTTGACAGTTACCGCGAAAGTGCGCCAATGACCGAGGCACAAAACGCCGAAGGCAGTATCGACGCGTCGCGCTGGATCAACACCTCGCTCAAACTGCCCGCAGGCTCCGAAGACGGTAACGCCATCACCGCCCGGGGCATCCTGTTCGCCCATGGTATGCAAACACCGGTAATCGGTTGGGGTGACCGAGCGATGACCCAGGACCCACACTCACCTTACTACGTCGGTAACTGGTACCCACCGGAAGAACCGGCCGTGTTCTTCAAGCCGGTACCCTTGAAAGCGCCGCTGCGCACGGTGTATTTCGACCCGACGATGCGCCTGCCGCTGTATCAGACGGTGTTCCATGGCTCGGTGATCACCACCCATCATTGGCTGTTCGACAGCCTCAAGTTGAGCAACGTACGGGCTGAAAACGAGCTGACCCAACTGCTCTACAACGTACCGCCGCTGTACCATTTGAGTGCGGCGACGCTCAAGGAACGACTGCCGGTGATTCAGCGTCATGACCGGTTTTTCCGTCCGCTGCATGAGCGCTTGGGGACTCAGGCGATGATTGATTTTCGCTGGTTGACGGTGGACAAGCTGTTGCAGCAGACGACGTTCGCCGATGGGACGCGGTTGGTGGCGAATTTTTCCGATGCGCAAAAAGATGGGTATGCCGGATACAGTGTGACCGCGCTGGTCGAGGGGGAAAAACCGGTGGTGTATCAGGTGGGTCAGCGGCGCCCTTAAGATCATCGGGGGCAAGCCCCCTCCCACATTTGGAATGCGTACCCCTGTGGGAGGGGGCTTGCCCCCGATAGCATTAGCCCAGGCAATAAATCACTTAAACCCGACGCCACACACTGGCCAACCAAGGCTGCTGCTCCCTTGGCAAACCCGCCGGTCGATAATAATGCTCCAACTCTTCAAACCTGGCCTCAACCAGCAACCCCCGCCATGCCTCCAGATCGTGATAAGACCCATACCGCGGCCCGTT harbors:
- a CDS encoding MetQ/NlpA family ABC transporter substrate-binding protein; this encodes MKKVLLFTALAAALTASFAQANEKLVVAATPIPHAEILELIKPTLAKEGVDLQIKVFTDYVQPNVQVAEKRLDANYFQTLPYLENFNKGKGTNLVTVVGVHVEPIGGYSKKIKNISELKDGATVAIPNEGSNSGRALLLLQKSGLITLKDPTNALSTPKDIKDNPKNLKFKELESALLPRVLDQVDLDVINTNYALEAGLNPAKDALIIEDAKSPYVNFLVARPDNKDSDAIQKLSKALTSPEVKAFIEKKYNGAVVPAF
- a CDS encoding amino acid ABC transporter permease encodes the protein MTFDFAFILSTLPAFLKAVGVTLQVGLIAIATSLLVALINAALLVFRTPYLSRLVALYVELARNTPLLIQLFFVYFALPALGLNISGFWAAIITMTFLGGAYLTEVLRAGVEAVPLAQIESGKSIGLSDWQLLRHVILPQAGILSLPALFANFIFLLKETTVVSAVAVPEILYTTKSYIALYYKTYEMLAVLTLICVLLFLPLSLLLSRLERRLQHGQFGS
- a CDS encoding amino acid ABC transporter permease; amino-acid sequence: MASSGLELLWVSLPQLGKGAAQTLSISFLSIAFSTVGGVLYGVLRTLNNRVINAVLRVYLELFRAIPVLVWLYLLFFGLPIFFGLSLPSFWCAVLVLSLWGASEVGEVVRGALHSLPRGQREAGLSIGLSAPQLYGYVLLPQALKRMTPPTINVYTRIIKTSSLAVLIGVVDVIKVGQQIIERTYESVLIYGALFLFFFFICYPLSAASKVLERRWAQA
- a CDS encoding amino acid ABC transporter ATP-binding protein, with the protein product MSALIEFQGFNKFFGQAQVLKGIDLSVQSGEVVVILGPSGCGKSTLLRCLNGLEVAHSGSLRFAGSELLGKHTDWRQVRQDIGMVFQSYHLFPHMSVLDNILLGPLKVQKRDPREARAQAEKLLERVGLADKRDAFPRQLSGGQQQRIAIVRSLCMNPQVMLFDEVTAALDPEMVKEVLEVIQGLARDGMTLLIVTHEMAFARAVADRVVFMEAGRILEHNTPEAFFTNPQTARAQQFLEKFSFVSTLPKKSKEPELI
- a CDS encoding transporter substrate-binding domain-containing protein, with the protein product MKKLLLPLLAVALLAGCDKKAEEPVKPAAVSYIDKIKARDKLIVGVFTDKPPFGFVDEAGRYVGFDTDIGRQFAKDLLGDENKVEFVAVEPASRIPFLQSDKVDLILANMTVTPERKEAVDFTNPNLKVAVQALVPNDSPVKSLNDLASRTTIVTTGTTADIWLTKNHPDWKLLKFEKNSESLQALSAGRGDAYAQDNLVLFSWAKQNPGYRVLEQKLGDEAPIAPAVKKGNIELRDWVNAELAKLGEEKFLLKLYDQYVRKELSDDTQPESVIVEGGKWQG
- a CDS encoding AAA family ATPase, encoding MLKTLAVANYRSINKLVVPLDRLNLITGPNGSGKSNLYRALRLLAETAQGGVINALAREGGLDSTFWAGPETITRRMRSGEVPIESNVRQGVKRLRLGFAAEDFSYAISLGLPEPSTSFFSLDPEVKKECIWAGPIYRPASLLVQRSGPMVRAREGRAWDVLAQHTPNYHSLFDQVGSLRGSPEVLLLRESIRGWRFYDHFRSDADAPVRQPQLGTRTSVLHHDGRDLAAALQTIREIGDPEALQRAVSDAFPGARLNIQPLQGGRFAIEFYQEGLLRPLSAAELSDGTLRYLLLIAALLTPRPPTMMVLNEPETSLHPDLLPALARLIIEASKQCQVWVVSHASRLIAALQQDEGCNSIVLEKVLGETRIVGQGMLDAPVWHWPE